A genomic region of Anas acuta chromosome 1, bAnaAcu1.1, whole genome shotgun sequence contains the following coding sequences:
- the MICALL1 gene encoding MICAL-like protein 1 isoform X1, which yields MSGPRGALQAWCRQQCQGYRGVEIRDLSASFRDGLAFCAILHRHRPDLLDFDSLSKENVYENNRLAFELAERELGIPALLDPNDMVSMKVPDCLSIMTYVSQYYNHFNNPSQARVPPPMKRPAAASSPPLLSHKKPVAAAESSSTPQDDVPAEPAEPSRRSTLSSTCAACQQHVHLVQRYLAEGKLYHRQCFRCKECSSTLLPGSYKPGSEAGTFVCTHHRGKLAVSGKMDRRASPERQSPELRTEIAAGSVGEDGLPAGTEVGKDNSTAVENVAETQPPAERPASPEEKDSTSSKAQTATPHAGSAAPTSQTPPRPPLPSKPSAPSQDKASPLDARLRDTRPTPAPRRSTDASALSPAASHPVPRPRSTVQGEGSDCAPGLVNGRGPEPSPPVPKPRGRPCSSDRAGAAARAKDPPWMALVQAEPKKKPAPPPPPPGSGHEPPSRTEEEEEDGEEVGKAKSEESKPDAAEPKPYNPFEEEEEEEEEVAAAQKSTPEQEQGEAAAKSLHPWYGITPTSSPKAKKRPAPRAPSASPLAHHPVSRLSHSEPSSSAPSPALSLESIHSESSAKALADTDEASVPKSSSEPTVHTPTATKTSSPDTPLASVSSSESPAAPASLSTTTSSSFSSSSELAGCGGEAQPGAPHASRSISAGSLKTSPSRLPPKPPAGASPTPILLASDGGAGSPKPPSSPKPQLKSSCKENPFNRKPSPAASPSAKKPPKGSKPARPPAPGHGFPLIKRKVQTDQYIPEEDIYGEMDAIEHQLDQLEHRGVALEEKLRSAENDSPEDSLLVDWFKLIHEKHMLVRHESELIYIFKQQNLEQRQADVEYELRCLLNKPEKDWTEEDRVREQVLMQELVTIIEQRNAIVNCLDEDRQREEEEDKMLEAMIKRKEFHKETEAEGKKKGKFKPMKVLKLLGNKHDSKSKSPKEKS from the exons ATGTCGGGCCCACGGGGCGCCCTCCAAGCCTGGTGCCggcagcagtgccagggctACCGAGGCGTGGAGATCCGCGACCTCAGCGCCTCGTTCCGCGACGGCCTGGCCTTCTGCGCCATCCTGCACCGCCACCGGCCCGACCTGCT AGACTTCGATTCTCTCTCCAAGGAAAATGTCTACGAAAATAACCGCTTG GCCTTCGAGCTGGCAGAGCGGGAGCTGGGCATCCCGGCTCTGCTAGATCCCAACGACATGGTCTCCATGAAAGTCCCCGACTGCCTCAGCATCATGACTTACGTCTCTCAGTATTACAACCACTTCAACAACCCCAGCCAAG CCAGAGTCCCTCCGCCTATGAAGCGCCCGGCCGCTGCCTCCTCGCCGCCCCTGCTGTCCCACAAGAAGCCCGTGGCTGCGGCCGAGAGTTCCTCCACGCCGCAG GACGATGTCCCCGCGGAGCCGGCGGAGCCGTCGCGGCGCTCCACGCTCAGCAGCACCTGCGCCGCCTGCCAGCAGCACGTCCACCTGGTGCAGCGCTACCTGGCCGAGGGCAAGCTCTACCACCGCCAGTGCTTCAG GTGCAAGGAGTgctccagcaccctgctccCGGGCTCGTACAAGCCCGGCTCGGAGGCGGGGACGTTTGTCTGCACACACCATCGCGGGAAATTGGCCGTGAGCGGGAAGATGGACAGGAGGGCCAGCCCCGAGCGGCAGTCGCCGGAGCTGAGAACTGAAATTGCTGCCGGCAGCGTGGGGGAGGACGGGCTCCCCGCGGGAACAGAGGTGGGGAAAGACAACAGCACTGCTGTGGAGAACGTGGCGGAGACCCAGCCGCCTGCAGAGAGGCCGGCCAGCCCGGAGGAGAAGGACAGCACCTCCAGCAAAGCCCAGACAGCGACGCCGCACGCGGGGAGCGCGGCACCCACCTCCCAAACACCCCCCAGGCCTCCCCTTCCCAGCAAGCCCTCAGCGCCCAGCCAGGACAAAGCCAGCCCTCTGGACGCACGCCTCAGAGACACTCGGCCCACCCCGGCCCCGAGGAGGTCGACGGATGCCTCGGCCCtctcccctgcagcctcccaccccgtgccccggccccgctccacCGTGCAGGGCGAGGGAAGCGACTGCGCGCCTGGCTTGGTGAACG GTAGGGGACCTGAGCCCAGCCCCCCTGTCCCAAAACCTCGAGGGAGGCCCTGCTCCTCCGATCG tgctggagctgctgcgaGAGCCAAGGACCCGCCGTGGATGGCCTTAGTGCAGGCAGAGCCCAAGAAGaagccagctcctcctcctcctcccccggGGAGCGGCCACGAGCCCCCGAGCAGgacggaggaggaggaggaggacggggAGGAGGTGGGCAAAGCCAAGAGCGAGGAGAGCAAGCCCGATGCTGCAGAGCCCAAACCGTACAAcccctttgaggaggaggaggaggaggaagaggaggttgCTGCTGCCCAGAAGAGCACGcctgagcaggagcagggggaggctgctgccaaATCCCTCCACCCCTGGTACGGGATCactcccaccagcagccccaagGCAAAGAAGCGGCCAGCCCCGCGagcccccagtgcctccccGCTCG CCCACCACCCCGTCTCCAGGCTGTCGCACTCCGAGCCGTCCTCCTCCGCTCCGTCCCCAGCCCTCAGCCTGGAGAGCATCCACTCGGAGAGCTCGGCCAAGGCGCTGGCTGACACCGATGAGGCCTCGGTGCCCAAAAGCTCCTCCGAGCCCACCGTCCACACGCCGACAGCCACCAAGACCTCCAGCCCCGACACGCCGCTGGCCAGCGTCTCCTCCAGCGAGAGCCCTGCCGCCCCCGCCAGCctctccaccaccacctcctcctccttctcctcctccagcgAGCTGGCCGGCTGCGGTGGGGAGGCGCAGCCCGGCGCCCCGCACGCCAGCAGGAGCATCTCTGCTGGCAGCTTAAAGACCAGCCCCAGCCGCCTGCCCCCCAAGCCTCCTGCTGGGGCTAGCCCCACGCCCATCCTCTTGGCTTCGGATGGGGGTGCCGGGAGCCCTAAGCCCCCCTCTTCGCCCAAACCCCAGCTGAAG TCCTCCTGCAAAGAGAACCCCTTCAACCGAAAGCCATCGCCTGCTGCCTCGCCCTCGGCAAAGAAACCTCCCAAGGGCTCCAAGCCAGCGCGTCCTCCTGCGCCGGGTCACGGCTTCCCGCTGATCAAACGCAAG GTGCAGACGGATCAGTACATCCCCGAGGAAGACATCTACGGAGAGATGGATGCCATCGAGCACCAGCTGGACCAGCTGGAGCACCGCGGGGTGGCCTTGGAGGAGAAGCTCCGCAGCGCTGAGAATG ACAGCCCCGAGGACAGCCTGCTGGTGGACTGGTTCAAGCTCATCCACGAGAAGCACATGCTGGTGCGCCACGAGTCGGAGCTCATCTACAT CTTCAAGCAGCAGAACCTGGAGCAGCGGCAGGCGGACGTGGAGTACGAGCTGCGCTGCCTCCTCAACAAGCCAG AGAAGGACTGGACCGAGGAGGACCGGGTGAGGGAGCAGGTGCTGATGCAGGAGCTGGTGACCATCATCGAGCAGAGGAACGCCATCGTCAACTGCCTGGACGAGGACCGGCAGAG ggaagaggaggaggataaAATGTTGGAAGCCATGATTAAAAGGAAAG AATTCCACAAGGAGACGGAGGCCGAGGGCAAGAAGAAAGGCAAATTCAAGCCCATGAAGGTGCTCAAGCTGCTGGGCAACAAGCACGACTCCAAGAGCAAGTCACCCAAGGAGAAAAGCTAG
- the MICALL1 gene encoding MICAL-like protein 1 isoform X2, producing MVSMKVPDCLSIMTYVSQYYNHFNNPSQARVPPPMKRPAAASSPPLLSHKKPVAAAESSSTPQDDVPAEPAEPSRRSTLSSTCAACQQHVHLVQRYLAEGKLYHRQCFRCKECSSTLLPGSYKPGSEAGTFVCTHHRGKLAVSGKMDRRASPERQSPELRTEIAAGSVGEDGLPAGTEVGKDNSTAVENVAETQPPAERPASPEEKDSTSSKAQTATPHAGSAAPTSQTPPRPPLPSKPSAPSQDKASPLDARLRDTRPTPAPRRSTDASALSPAASHPVPRPRSTVQGEGSDCAPGLVNGRGPEPSPPVPKPRGRPCSSDRAGAAARAKDPPWMALVQAEPKKKPAPPPPPPGSGHEPPSRTEEEEEDGEEVGKAKSEESKPDAAEPKPYNPFEEEEEEEEEVAAAQKSTPEQEQGEAAAKSLHPWYGITPTSSPKAKKRPAPRAPSASPLAHHPVSRLSHSEPSSSAPSPALSLESIHSESSAKALADTDEASVPKSSSEPTVHTPTATKTSSPDTPLASVSSSESPAAPASLSTTTSSSFSSSSELAGCGGEAQPGAPHASRSISAGSLKTSPSRLPPKPPAGASPTPILLASDGGAGSPKPPSSPKPQLKSSCKENPFNRKPSPAASPSAKKPPKGSKPARPPAPGHGFPLIKRKVQTDQYIPEEDIYGEMDAIEHQLDQLEHRGVALEEKLRSAENDSPEDSLLVDWFKLIHEKHMLVRHESELIYIFKQQNLEQRQADVEYELRCLLNKPEKDWTEEDRVREQVLMQELVTIIEQRNAIVNCLDEDRQREEEEDKMLEAMIKRKEFHKETEAEGKKKGKFKPMKVLKLLGNKHDSKSKSPKEKS from the exons ATGGTCTCCATGAAAGTCCCCGACTGCCTCAGCATCATGACTTACGTCTCTCAGTATTACAACCACTTCAACAACCCCAGCCAAG CCAGAGTCCCTCCGCCTATGAAGCGCCCGGCCGCTGCCTCCTCGCCGCCCCTGCTGTCCCACAAGAAGCCCGTGGCTGCGGCCGAGAGTTCCTCCACGCCGCAG GACGATGTCCCCGCGGAGCCGGCGGAGCCGTCGCGGCGCTCCACGCTCAGCAGCACCTGCGCCGCCTGCCAGCAGCACGTCCACCTGGTGCAGCGCTACCTGGCCGAGGGCAAGCTCTACCACCGCCAGTGCTTCAG GTGCAAGGAGTgctccagcaccctgctccCGGGCTCGTACAAGCCCGGCTCGGAGGCGGGGACGTTTGTCTGCACACACCATCGCGGGAAATTGGCCGTGAGCGGGAAGATGGACAGGAGGGCCAGCCCCGAGCGGCAGTCGCCGGAGCTGAGAACTGAAATTGCTGCCGGCAGCGTGGGGGAGGACGGGCTCCCCGCGGGAACAGAGGTGGGGAAAGACAACAGCACTGCTGTGGAGAACGTGGCGGAGACCCAGCCGCCTGCAGAGAGGCCGGCCAGCCCGGAGGAGAAGGACAGCACCTCCAGCAAAGCCCAGACAGCGACGCCGCACGCGGGGAGCGCGGCACCCACCTCCCAAACACCCCCCAGGCCTCCCCTTCCCAGCAAGCCCTCAGCGCCCAGCCAGGACAAAGCCAGCCCTCTGGACGCACGCCTCAGAGACACTCGGCCCACCCCGGCCCCGAGGAGGTCGACGGATGCCTCGGCCCtctcccctgcagcctcccaccccgtgccccggccccgctccacCGTGCAGGGCGAGGGAAGCGACTGCGCGCCTGGCTTGGTGAACG GTAGGGGACCTGAGCCCAGCCCCCCTGTCCCAAAACCTCGAGGGAGGCCCTGCTCCTCCGATCG tgctggagctgctgcgaGAGCCAAGGACCCGCCGTGGATGGCCTTAGTGCAGGCAGAGCCCAAGAAGaagccagctcctcctcctcctcccccggGGAGCGGCCACGAGCCCCCGAGCAGgacggaggaggaggaggaggacggggAGGAGGTGGGCAAAGCCAAGAGCGAGGAGAGCAAGCCCGATGCTGCAGAGCCCAAACCGTACAAcccctttgaggaggaggaggaggaggaagaggaggttgCTGCTGCCCAGAAGAGCACGcctgagcaggagcagggggaggctgctgccaaATCCCTCCACCCCTGGTACGGGATCactcccaccagcagccccaagGCAAAGAAGCGGCCAGCCCCGCGagcccccagtgcctccccGCTCG CCCACCACCCCGTCTCCAGGCTGTCGCACTCCGAGCCGTCCTCCTCCGCTCCGTCCCCAGCCCTCAGCCTGGAGAGCATCCACTCGGAGAGCTCGGCCAAGGCGCTGGCTGACACCGATGAGGCCTCGGTGCCCAAAAGCTCCTCCGAGCCCACCGTCCACACGCCGACAGCCACCAAGACCTCCAGCCCCGACACGCCGCTGGCCAGCGTCTCCTCCAGCGAGAGCCCTGCCGCCCCCGCCAGCctctccaccaccacctcctcctccttctcctcctccagcgAGCTGGCCGGCTGCGGTGGGGAGGCGCAGCCCGGCGCCCCGCACGCCAGCAGGAGCATCTCTGCTGGCAGCTTAAAGACCAGCCCCAGCCGCCTGCCCCCCAAGCCTCCTGCTGGGGCTAGCCCCACGCCCATCCTCTTGGCTTCGGATGGGGGTGCCGGGAGCCCTAAGCCCCCCTCTTCGCCCAAACCCCAGCTGAAG TCCTCCTGCAAAGAGAACCCCTTCAACCGAAAGCCATCGCCTGCTGCCTCGCCCTCGGCAAAGAAACCTCCCAAGGGCTCCAAGCCAGCGCGTCCTCCTGCGCCGGGTCACGGCTTCCCGCTGATCAAACGCAAG GTGCAGACGGATCAGTACATCCCCGAGGAAGACATCTACGGAGAGATGGATGCCATCGAGCACCAGCTGGACCAGCTGGAGCACCGCGGGGTGGCCTTGGAGGAGAAGCTCCGCAGCGCTGAGAATG ACAGCCCCGAGGACAGCCTGCTGGTGGACTGGTTCAAGCTCATCCACGAGAAGCACATGCTGGTGCGCCACGAGTCGGAGCTCATCTACAT CTTCAAGCAGCAGAACCTGGAGCAGCGGCAGGCGGACGTGGAGTACGAGCTGCGCTGCCTCCTCAACAAGCCAG AGAAGGACTGGACCGAGGAGGACCGGGTGAGGGAGCAGGTGCTGATGCAGGAGCTGGTGACCATCATCGAGCAGAGGAACGCCATCGTCAACTGCCTGGACGAGGACCGGCAGAG ggaagaggaggaggataaAATGTTGGAAGCCATGATTAAAAGGAAAG AATTCCACAAGGAGACGGAGGCCGAGGGCAAGAAGAAAGGCAAATTCAAGCCCATGAAGGTGCTCAAGCTGCTGGGCAACAAGCACGACTCCAAGAGCAAGTCACCCAAGGAGAAAAGCTAG
- the C1H22orf23 gene encoding UPF0193 protein EVG1 isoform X3, translating into MEASRCPLPHGSIAADGLWGDALPLQCHPTSSKQPVPVPPASSPPLCQPSRLSAKPHLRPAKLCQAGDAYTREKFKPQARRDLEREKQRLQNILATGKDVVEHQVKQALVETKEEEIEIDRFEELMNEVRERQEFLAEMEALGQGKKYQRIILTEISQKMREMEIIDKKRSEEVRETMTKDFPAGNKSDSRD; encoded by the exons ATGGAGGCATCCCGCTGCCCCCTTCCACACGGCAGCATTGCTGCTGATGGTTTGT GGGGAGATGCCCTGCCCCTCCAGTGCCACCCCACATCCAGCAAACAACCAGTGCCTGTGCCGCCTGCTTCCTCCCCACCGCTCTGTCAGCCGAGCAGGCTTTCAGCTAAACCTCATCTTCGGCCTGCCAAGCTCTGCCAGGCAGGAGATGCTTACACCCGAGAGAAATTCAAGCCACAAGCAAGGA GAGATTTGGAAAGGGAGAAGCAAAGGCTCCAAAATATCTTAGCGACAGGGAAGGATGTGGTGGAACACCAGGTGAAGCAGGCGCTCGTTGAGACAAAAGAAGAGGAGATTGAGATCGACCGCTTTGAAGAAC TGATGAATGAAGTTCGGGAGAGGCAGGAGTTCCTGGCAGAGATGGAAGCTCTAGGACAGGGCAAGAAGTATCAGAGAATTATCCTCACTGAAATCTCCCAG AAAATGCGCGAGATGGAGATCATTGACAAGAAGAGAAGCGAGGAAGTGAGAGAGACCATGACAAAAGACTTTCCTGCTGGGAACAAATCCGATTCCCGTGACTAG
- the C1H22orf23 gene encoding UPF0193 protein EVG1 isoform X2 — MAGSEGAGRARYSPKTRELLRAMMEESKLTSFQRRCLMECLERGDALPLQCHPTSSKQPVPVPPASSPPLCQPSRLSAKPHLRPAKLCQAGDAYTREKFKPQARRDLEREKQRLQNILATGKDVVEHQVKQALVETKEEEIEIDRFEELMNEVRERQEFLAEMEALGQGKKYQRIILTEISQKMREMEIIDKKRSEEVRETMTKDFPAGNKSDSRD; from the exons ATGGCGGGCTCggagggagcaggcagagcccgGTACAGCCCCAAAACACGGGAGCTGCTGCGAG CCATGATGGAGGAGTCGAAGCTGACGAGCTTCCAGAGGCGATGCCTGATGGAGTGCCTGGAAC GGGGAGATGCCCTGCCCCTCCAGTGCCACCCCACATCCAGCAAACAACCAGTGCCTGTGCCGCCTGCTTCCTCCCCACCGCTCTGTCAGCCGAGCAGGCTTTCAGCTAAACCTCATCTTCGGCCTGCCAAGCTCTGCCAGGCAGGAGATGCTTACACCCGAGAGAAATTCAAGCCACAAGCAAGGA GAGATTTGGAAAGGGAGAAGCAAAGGCTCCAAAATATCTTAGCGACAGGGAAGGATGTGGTGGAACACCAGGTGAAGCAGGCGCTCGTTGAGACAAAAGAAGAGGAGATTGAGATCGACCGCTTTGAAGAAC TGATGAATGAAGTTCGGGAGAGGCAGGAGTTCCTGGCAGAGATGGAAGCTCTAGGACAGGGCAAGAAGTATCAGAGAATTATCCTCACTGAAATCTCCCAG AAAATGCGCGAGATGGAGATCATTGACAAGAAGAGAAGCGAGGAAGTGAGAGAGACCATGACAAAAGACTTTCCTGCTGGGAACAAATCCGATTCCCGTGACTAG
- the C1H22orf23 gene encoding UPF0193 protein EVG1 isoform X1, whose product MAPLLWRRAAILPPPPSPPSSMVAAGHGGLGGSRQSPVQPQNTGAAARDVGSPVFTQKRYFPAMMEESKLTSFQRRCLMECLERGDALPLQCHPTSSKQPVPVPPASSPPLCQPSRLSAKPHLRPAKLCQAGDAYTREKFKPQARRDLEREKQRLQNILATGKDVVEHQVKQALVETKEEEIEIDRFEELMNEVRERQEFLAEMEALGQGKKYQRIILTEISQKMREMEIIDKKRSEEVRETMTKDFPAGNKSDSRD is encoded by the exons ATGGCGCCGTTGCTGTGGCGACGCGCCGCCATTTTACCCCCTCCTCCTTCACCCCCCTCCTCCATGGTCGCCGCCGGCCATGGCGGGCTCggagggagcaggcagagcccgGTACAGCCCCAAAACACGGGAGCTGCTGCGAG GGACGTGGGGAGCCCGGTTTTTACACAAAAACGCTATTTTCCAGCCATGATGGAGGAGTCGAAGCTGACGAGCTTCCAGAGGCGATGCCTGATGGAGTGCCTGGAAC GGGGAGATGCCCTGCCCCTCCAGTGCCACCCCACATCCAGCAAACAACCAGTGCCTGTGCCGCCTGCTTCCTCCCCACCGCTCTGTCAGCCGAGCAGGCTTTCAGCTAAACCTCATCTTCGGCCTGCCAAGCTCTGCCAGGCAGGAGATGCTTACACCCGAGAGAAATTCAAGCCACAAGCAAGGA GAGATTTGGAAAGGGAGAAGCAAAGGCTCCAAAATATCTTAGCGACAGGGAAGGATGTGGTGGAACACCAGGTGAAGCAGGCGCTCGTTGAGACAAAAGAAGAGGAGATTGAGATCGACCGCTTTGAAGAAC TGATGAATGAAGTTCGGGAGAGGCAGGAGTTCCTGGCAGAGATGGAAGCTCTAGGACAGGGCAAGAAGTATCAGAGAATTATCCTCACTGAAATCTCCCAG AAAATGCGCGAGATGGAGATCATTGACAAGAAGAGAAGCGAGGAAGTGAGAGAGACCATGACAAAAGACTTTCCTGCTGGGAACAAATCCGATTCCCGTGACTAG
- the POLR2F gene encoding DNA-directed RNA polymerases I, II, and III subunit RPABC2: MSDNEDNFDGDDFDDVEEDEGLEDLENAEEEGQENVEILPSGERQAANQKRITTPYMTKYERARVLGTRALQIAMCAPVMVELEGETDPLLIAMKELKARKIPIIIRRYLPDGSYEDWGVDELIITD; this comes from the exons ATGTCTGACAACGAGGacaa CTTCGATGGGGATGATTTCGACGATGTGGAGGAGGACGAGGGCCTGGAGGACCTGGAGAATGCGGAGGAG GAGGGACAGGAGAACGTGGAGATCCTCCCTTCAGGAGAGCGGCAGGCGGCTAACCAGAAGCGGATCACCACCCCTTACATGACCAAGTATGAGCGGGCCAGAGTCCTGGGCACACGCGCCCTCCAGATAGC GATGTGTGCCCCTGTGATGGTGGAATTGGAAGGAGAGACAGATCCCTTGCTGATTGCCATGAAAGAACTCAA AGCACGCAAGATCCCCATAATCATACGTCGTTACCTACCTGATGGGAGCTATGAAGACTGGGGCGTGGATGAGTTAATTATCACAGACTGA
- the SOX10 gene encoding transcription factor SOX-10 gives MADDQDLSEVEMSPVGSEDHHCLSPGPSMASDTSPHLTGSGNGEMGKVKKEQQDSEADDDKFPVCIREAVSQVLSGYDWTLVPMPVRVNGSNKSKPHVKRPMNAFMVWAQAARRKLADQYPHLHNAELSKTLGKLWRLLNESDKRPFIEEAERLRMQHKKDHPDYKYQPRRRKNGKATQGEGEGQVEAEAGGAAAIQAHYKNAHLDHRHPGEGSPMSDGHPEHSSGQSHGPPTPPTTPKTELQAGKADSKREGRSLGEGGKPHIDFGNVDIGEISHEVMSNMETFDVNEFDQYLPPNGHAGHPGHVGGYAAAAAAGYGLGSALAAASGHSAWISKQHGVSLSAATSPVVDSKAQVKTEGSAPGGHYTDQPSTSQIAYTSLSLPHYGSAFPSISRPQFDYPDHQPSGPYYSHSSQASGLYSAFSYMGPSQRPLYTAISDPAPSVPQSHSPTHWEQPVYTTLSRP, from the exons ATGGCCGACGACCAAGACCTTTCAGAGGTGGAGATGAGCCCGGTGGGCTCCGAAGACCACCACTGCCTCTCGCCGGGACCCTCCATGGCATCGGACACCTCTCCTCACCTCACCGGCTCCGGGAACGGAGAGATGGGCAAGGTCAAGAAGGAACAGCAAGACTCGGAGGCGGACGACGACAAATTCCCCGTGTGCATCCGTGAGGCGGTCAGCCAGGTGCTGAGCGGCTATGACTGGACCCTGGTACCCATGCCCGTTCGGGTCAATGGAAGTAACAAGAGCAAACCCCACGTCAAGAGGCCCATGAACGCCTTCATGGTATGGGCACAGGCTGCCCGGAGGAAATTGGCTGACCAGTACCCGCACCTCCACAACGCCGAGCTCAGTAAGACCTTGGGGAAGCTCTGGAG GCTGCTGAATGAAAGCGACAAGCGCCCCTTTATCGAAGAGGCGGAGCGGCTGAGGatgcagcacaagaaagaccACCCCGACTACAAGTACCAGCCCCGCCGGCGGAAAAACGGCAAGGCCACGCAGGGCGAGGGCGAAGGCCAGGTGGAGGCGGAGGCTGGCGGGGCTGCCGCCATCCAGGCCCACTACAAGAACGCCCACCTGGACCACAGGCACCCCGGGGAAGGGTCGCCCATGTCCGACGGGCACCCAGAACACTCCTCAG GTCAGAGCCACGGCCCCCCCACGCCTCCCACCACCCCGAAGACcgagctgcaggcaggcaaaGCCGACTCCAAGCGGGAAGGGCGCTCcctgggggaagggggaaagccCCACATCGACTTCGGCAACGTGGACATCGGCGAGATCAGCCACGAGGTGATGTCCAACATGGAGACCTTTGACGTCAACGAGTTCGACCAGTACCTGCCGCCCAACGGACACGCTGGCCACCCAGGCCATGTCGGGGGCTACGCGGCAGCCGCGGCCGCCGGCTACGGCCTCGGGAGCGCCCTGGCTGCGGCCAGCGGACACTCGGCCTGGATCTCCAAGCAGCATGGGGTCTCCTTGTCCGCCGCCACGTCACCGGTGGTGGACTCCAAGGCCCAGGTGAAAACGGAGGGGTCCGCCCCCGGAGGTCATTACACCGACCAGCCCTCCACCTCCCAGATAGCTTACACGTCCCTGAGCCTGCCCCACTACGGTTCGGCCTTCCCCTCCATCTCCAGGCCCCAGTTTGACTACCCTGACCACCAGCCCTCGGGACCCTACTACAGCCACTCCAGCCAAGCCTCTGGCCTCTACTCTGCCTTCTCCTACATGGGACCTTCCCAACGTCCCCTTTACACCGCCATCTCTGACCCCGCACCCTCCGTGCCACAGTCCCATAGCCCCACACATTGGGAACAGCCCGTCTATACGACTCTCTCCAGACCGTAG